One part of the Hippopotamus amphibius kiboko isolate mHipAmp2 chromosome 14, mHipAmp2.hap2, whole genome shotgun sequence genome encodes these proteins:
- the COMMD6 gene encoding COMM domain-containing protein 6 isoform X2: protein MAVSSDSCRSLKYPYVAVMLKVADHSGQVKNKSFEMTIPQFQNFYRQFKEIAAIIETV, encoded by the exons ATGGCTGTGAGCTCGGACAGCTGCAGGTCACTTAAGTATCCTTATGTTGCCGTGATGCTCAAAGTGGCGGATCATTCAGGCCAAGTAAAGAACAAGTCCTTTGAAATGACAATTCCACAGTTTCAG AATTTCTACAGACAGTTCAAGGAAATTGCTGCAATTATTGAAACTGTGTGA